A portion of the Pseudomonas sp. PSE14 genome contains these proteins:
- the ccmI gene encoding c-type cytochrome biogenesis protein CcmI: protein MIDFWLAAGLLLLVALAFLLIPLLRGRRAQAEEDRTALNVALYQERLAELTAQRDAGTLDDAQLEAGRAEAARELLADTEGASEDRRSRLGRAAPLLVVLLLPFLALGLYLHWGASDKVALAREFATAPHSMEEMTARLERAVQAQPDSAEGWYFLGRTYMTQNRAADAAKAFEQAARLSGRQPEVLGQWAQALYFAGNKSLSPEVRALADEALKKDPQEVTTLGLLGIAAFEDEKFADAVDYWGRLVAILPADDPSREAIAGGIERARQRMVEKGETPPTAPAAPATAGVTLKVKVDLSAAVKGQVKPDDSVFVFARAVSGPPMPLAVKRLKVSDLPSEVALSDADAMMPQLKLSAFPQVQLVARISRAGNATAGEWIGRSEALSTAQAGEQAVTIDSPDQR from the coding sequence CGCGCCCAGGCCGAGGAAGACCGCACCGCCCTCAACGTCGCCCTGTACCAGGAGCGTCTGGCCGAACTGACCGCCCAGCGTGATGCCGGCACCCTCGACGATGCCCAGCTCGAAGCCGGCCGCGCCGAGGCTGCCCGCGAGCTGCTGGCCGATACCGAAGGTGCCTCCGAGGACCGCCGCAGCCGTCTCGGCCGCGCCGCGCCGCTGCTGGTGGTGCTGCTCCTGCCGTTCCTCGCGCTGGGCCTGTACCTGCACTGGGGCGCCAGCGACAAGGTGGCCCTGGCCCGCGAGTTCGCCACCGCGCCGCATTCCATGGAAGAAATGACCGCCCGCCTGGAGCGCGCGGTGCAGGCGCAGCCGGACTCCGCCGAAGGCTGGTACTTCCTCGGTCGAACCTACATGACCCAGAACCGCGCCGCCGACGCCGCCAAGGCCTTCGAGCAGGCCGCGCGCCTTTCCGGCCGACAGCCGGAAGTGCTCGGCCAGTGGGCCCAGGCGCTGTACTTCGCCGGCAACAAGTCGCTCAGCCCGGAAGTGCGCGCGCTGGCGGATGAAGCGTTGAAGAAGGACCCGCAGGAAGTCACCACCCTCGGCCTGCTCGGCATCGCCGCCTTCGAGGACGAGAAGTTCGCCGATGCGGTCGATTACTGGGGCCGCCTGGTCGCGATACTGCCGGCCGATGATCCGTCCCGCGAAGCCATCGCCGGAGGCATCGAACGTGCCCGCCAGCGCATGGTCGAGAAGGGCGAGACGCCTCCCACCGCACCTGCCGCCCCGGCCACTGCCGGCGTGACGTTGAAGGTGAAGGTCGACCTGAGCGCCGCCGTGAAGGGCCAGGTCAAGCCGGACGATAGCGTGTTCGTCTTCGCCCGCGCGGTAAGCGGTCCGCCGATGCCGTTGGCGGTGAAGCGCCTGAAGGTCTCCGACCTGCCCAGCGAAGTGGCGCTCAGCGACGCCGATGCGATGATGCCGCAGCTCAAGCTCTCGGCCTTCCCGCAGGTGCAGTTGGTGGCGCGGATTTCCCGTGCTGGCAATGCGACGGCCGGGGAGTGGATCGGACGCAGTGAAGCGTTGTCTACTGCCCAGGCTGGCGAGCAGGCAGTGACCATCGACAGCCCGGACCAGCGCTGA
- a CDS encoding GGDEF domain-containing protein — MSRTWLQQLQHSIAVNNAMALPVARENLRRLYFASAFAVAFDLIHILVFWLNLQGSSPEHDGWRLDIIRIHATIAILFSALGLLAWLASRPQRNAPLWYMKLLSLLAATVLLGFGIAITGADQQVTSSITPFLMSSVGAALIILMRPRHAITLYILALSAFEVTMMLTQATPELRLSNQMGGLTICGIGLILSLILWHGHVRNLRQRQFLRQQRQELEEKNRQLEYLAGHDPLTGLFNRRQFDQLVTMELSRVSRQPAPVSLLMVDLDHFKFINDRYGHPLGDEVIRHAANLLRNYTRSGDSVARLGGEEFLLLLPDTGQSQARSIAEKVRKLLEETPLPMKDGLLYLTASFGIASLEAGIPGTYELLYAAADKALYRAKASGRNRVELIEVGAQMGTFD; from the coding sequence GTGTCCAGGACATGGCTCCAGCAGTTGCAGCACTCCATCGCCGTCAATAACGCGATGGCGTTGCCGGTTGCCCGGGAAAACCTGCGACGGCTGTATTTCGCCTCGGCGTTCGCCGTGGCTTTCGATCTCATCCACATCCTGGTGTTCTGGCTCAACCTGCAGGGCTCAAGTCCGGAGCACGACGGCTGGCGCCTGGACATCATCCGCATCCACGCCACCATCGCCATCCTGTTCAGCGCCCTGGGCCTGCTCGCCTGGCTCGCCTCGCGCCCCCAGCGCAATGCGCCGCTGTGGTACATGAAACTCCTGAGCCTGCTGGCCGCCACCGTCCTGCTCGGCTTCGGCATCGCCATCACCGGCGCGGACCAGCAGGTCACCAGCAGCATCACCCCCTTCCTGATGAGTTCCGTGGGCGCAGCCCTGATCATCCTGATGCGTCCGCGCCATGCCATCACCCTCTACATCCTCGCGCTCAGCGCCTTCGAAGTGACGATGATGCTGACCCAGGCAACTCCGGAGCTGCGCCTGTCCAACCAGATGGGTGGACTGACCATCTGCGGCATCGGCCTGATCCTGTCGCTGATCCTCTGGCATGGCCACGTACGCAACCTGCGCCAGCGCCAGTTCCTTCGCCAGCAGAGGCAGGAGCTGGAAGAAAAGAACCGCCAGCTGGAATACCTCGCCGGCCATGATCCGCTGACCGGGCTGTTCAACCGACGGCAGTTCGACCAGTTGGTGACCATGGAGCTGTCACGGGTATCCCGGCAGCCGGCGCCGGTCAGCCTGCTGATGGTGGACCTGGATCATTTCAAGTTCATCAATGACCGGTACGGCCACCCACTGGGCGACGAAGTGATCCGCCATGCCGCCAACCTGCTGCGCAACTACACCCGCAGTGGCGACAGCGTGGCGCGGCTGGGCGGGGAGGAGTTTCTGCTGCTGTTGCCCGACACGGGCCAGTCGCAGGCCCGCAGCATCGCCGAGAAGGTCCGCAAGCTGCTGGAGGAAACCCCGTTGCCGATGAAGGACGGCCTGCTCTACCTGACCGCCAGCTTCGGCATAGCCAGCCTGGAGGCTGGTATACCTGGCACCTATGAGCTGCTCTATGCTGCCGCGGACAAGGCGCTGTACCGGGCCAAGGCCAGTGGGCGCAATCGGGTGGAGTTGATCGAGGTGGGGGCGCAGATGGGGACGTTTGATTGA
- a CDS encoding RNA pseudouridine synthase: MSEPIRLSKRLAELLPCSRREAELYIEGGWVTVDGATVEEPQFKVDAQHIALLPGAMPEPLPPVTLLLHKPAGYSVEDAVALLREEQRWSEDPSSQRLLRKHFRQQRPTTPLEDGASGLLVFTQNFGVIRKLVDDAARVEHEYVIEVSGELDAHGLKQMVQGLPLKASWQSEKRLRIAGKQVRPGLIGKLCREAGLRVEAIRRIRLGGVAMAKLPVGHWRYLQPGERF, from the coding sequence ATGTCCGAACCCATCCGCCTGTCCAAGCGCCTCGCCGAGCTGCTGCCCTGCTCGCGCCGCGAAGCCGAGCTGTACATCGAAGGCGGCTGGGTGACGGTGGATGGCGCGACGGTGGAAGAGCCACAGTTCAAGGTCGACGCCCAGCACATCGCACTGTTGCCCGGCGCCATGCCCGAGCCCCTGCCGCCGGTCACCCTGCTGCTGCACAAGCCCGCCGGCTACAGCGTCGAAGATGCGGTGGCGCTGCTGCGGGAAGAGCAACGCTGGAGCGAAGATCCCTCGTCGCAACGCCTGTTGCGCAAGCACTTCCGCCAGCAACGCCCGACCACCCCGCTGGAGGACGGCGCCAGTGGACTGCTGGTGTTCACCCAGAATTTCGGCGTCATTCGCAAACTGGTGGACGATGCCGCGCGGGTCGAGCATGAGTATGTGATCGAGGTCAGCGGCGAGCTGGATGCCCATGGCCTGAAGCAGATGGTCCAGGGCCTTCCGCTGAAGGCCAGCTGGCAGAGCGAGAAGCGTCTGCGCATCGCCGGCAAGCAAGTGCGCCCGGGGCTGATCGGCAAGCTGTGCCGGGAAGCCGGGCTGCGCGTCGAAGCGATCCGCCGAATCCGCCTGGGCGGCGTGGCCATGGCCAAGCTGCCGGTCGGCCACTGGCGCTACCTGCAGCCGGGCGAACGCTTCTAA
- a CDS encoding monovalent cation:proton antiporter-2 (CPA2) family protein yields the protein MEHGTNYLQSAVVFLLAAVFMVPLAKRMQLGAVLGYLLAGVFIGPSLLGLIDNPESVASLSELGVVLLLFIIGLELSPKRLWVMRKQVFGVGLAQVLLTALALGSLGVLAFDLPVNAAVVIGGGLALSSTAFGLQILAERKELNSPYGRLAFAILLFQDIAAIPLIAMIPLLGARADSAAAGGDLAHVMEVVGSIAVVVIGGRFLLRPVFRSVARTGQADLSTATALLVVVGTAWLMEEAGVSMGLGAFLAGLLLADSEYRHELEAQIEPFKGLLLGLFFISVGMSADLSLFQSEPLRVIGLTLLLVGIKLPLLFLIGRLAGGLDKVSALRLGVLLGAGGEFAFVVFKLARAQGLMDADLHALLVLGITLSMAMTPLLVLALARNIKPKPAALREPPPEYRQLPDDAPRVVIAGMGRMGQVVARIMRAQGVPFVALDTSVDTIELTRSYGNIPIFYGDPLRPEILRAAQVEKAEFFVVATDDPQTNIETARLVRKLYPHMKIIGRARNRQHVYHLLDADANPVRETFHSSLEMSRLLLTGLGLSEEQVAARIRRFKRHDEAVLMAQYRVYDDEKAVIQTAREARKELETLFEADHLEDQGIGHS from the coding sequence ATGGAACATGGGACGAATTACCTGCAGTCGGCAGTGGTCTTCCTGCTCGCTGCGGTATTCATGGTGCCGCTGGCCAAGCGCATGCAACTGGGGGCCGTGCTCGGCTACCTGTTGGCCGGCGTGTTCATCGGCCCTTCGCTGCTGGGGTTGATCGACAACCCGGAAAGCGTCGCCAGCCTGTCCGAGCTGGGCGTGGTGCTGCTGCTGTTCATCATCGGTCTTGAGCTTTCGCCCAAGCGCCTGTGGGTGATGCGCAAGCAGGTGTTCGGCGTGGGCCTGGCTCAGGTGCTGCTCACCGCGCTGGCGCTGGGCAGCCTTGGTGTGCTGGCGTTCGATCTGCCGGTGAACGCCGCGGTGGTGATCGGTGGCGGCCTGGCCCTGTCGTCCACCGCTTTCGGCCTGCAGATCCTCGCCGAGCGCAAGGAACTGAACAGTCCCTATGGCCGCCTGGCCTTCGCCATCCTGCTGTTCCAGGACATCGCGGCCATCCCGCTGATTGCCATGATCCCACTGCTGGGTGCGCGCGCCGATTCGGCGGCGGCCGGCGGCGATCTGGCTCACGTCATGGAAGTGGTCGGCAGCATCGCCGTGGTGGTGATCGGCGGGCGCTTCCTGCTGCGTCCGGTGTTCCGCTCGGTGGCGCGTACCGGCCAGGCCGACCTGTCCACCGCCACCGCGCTGCTGGTGGTGGTGGGCACCGCCTGGCTGATGGAAGAGGCGGGTGTCTCCATGGGCCTGGGCGCGTTCCTCGCCGGCCTGCTGCTGGCGGACTCGGAATACCGTCACGAGCTGGAAGCGCAGATCGAGCCATTCAAGGGGCTGCTGCTGGGGCTGTTCTTCATCAGCGTCGGCATGAGCGCCGACCTCAGCCTGTTCCAGAGCGAGCCGCTGCGGGTCATCGGCCTGACTCTGCTGCTGGTGGGCATCAAGCTGCCGCTGCTGTTCCTCATCGGCCGACTTGCCGGTGGCCTGGACAAGGTCTCGGCTCTACGCCTGGGCGTGCTGCTGGGGGCCGGCGGCGAGTTCGCCTTCGTGGTGTTCAAGCTGGCGCGGGCCCAGGGCCTGATGGATGCCGACCTGCATGCGCTGCTGGTGCTGGGCATCACCCTGTCGATGGCGATGACACCGCTGCTGGTGCTGGCCCTGGCGCGCAACATCAAGCCCAAGCCGGCTGCCCTGCGCGAGCCGCCGCCGGAGTACCGCCAGCTGCCCGACGACGCGCCCCGCGTAGTGATTGCAGGCATGGGCCGGATGGGCCAGGTGGTCGCCCGTATCATGCGCGCCCAGGGCGTGCCCTTCGTCGCGCTGGACACCTCGGTGGACACCATCGAGCTGACCCGCAGCTACGGCAACATCCCGATCTTCTATGGCGACCCGCTGCGCCCGGAAATCCTCCGCGCCGCCCAGGTGGAAAAGGCCGAGTTCTTCGTGGTCGCCACCGACGATCCGCAGACCAACATCGAGACCGCACGGCTGGTGCGCAAGCTCTATCCGCACATGAAGATCATCGGCCGCGCGCGCAACCGCCAGCACGTCTACCACCTGCTCGATGCCGATGCCAACCCGGTGCGCGAGACCTTCCACTCCAGCCTGGAAATGAGCCGCCTGCTGCTGACCGGACTTGGGCTGAGCGAGGAGCAGGTCGCGGCGCGTATCCGCCGCTTCAAGCGCCACGACGAAGCGGTGCTGATGGCCCAGTACCGTGTGTACGACGACGAGAAGGCGGTGATCCAGACCGCCCGCGAGGCGCGCAAGGAGTTGGAGACGTTGTTCGAGGCGGACCACCTGGAAGACCAGGGTATCGGCCATTCCTGA
- a CDS encoding lipoate--protein ligase family protein, translating into MNRVQCLPVEEGLDAERALLDDAFHGRRDSGLLFWRPLQQALVMPRRLSRLDGFSTAEQTCAGLGWPIALRDTGGEPVPQSPAVLNVALVYAIPPTDNEQTRIETAYQRLCQPLCDWLAALGLDPGLGEVEGAFCDGRYNVNLTGRKLVGTAQRWRRRPSDGRYVVLAHGAILMENQREPMVEVVNAFYQDCGLDARCRATSHVALDERHAQPWGQVEALAGQFQRHLLAEGVALDAGFEGT; encoded by the coding sequence ATGAACAGAGTGCAATGCCTGCCGGTGGAAGAGGGCCTGGATGCCGAGCGGGCCCTGCTGGACGATGCCTTCCATGGCCGCCGGGACAGTGGACTGCTGTTCTGGCGCCCGCTCCAGCAGGCGCTGGTGATGCCACGCCGGCTCAGCCGGCTGGACGGTTTCAGCACGGCGGAACAGACCTGTGCCGGCCTGGGCTGGCCGATTGCACTGCGTGACACCGGCGGTGAGCCCGTGCCGCAATCGCCCGCCGTGCTCAACGTCGCCCTGGTCTACGCGATTCCGCCGACGGACAACGAGCAGACGCGCATCGAAACCGCCTATCAGCGCCTGTGCCAGCCGCTCTGTGACTGGCTGGCCGCGCTTGGCCTGGACCCGGGGCTGGGCGAGGTGGAAGGGGCCTTCTGCGATGGCCGCTACAACGTCAACCTGACGGGGCGAAAATTGGTCGGCACAGCCCAGCGCTGGCGCCGTCGCCCCAGCGACGGCCGTTACGTGGTGCTAGCCCACGGCGCGATCCTGATGGAAAACCAGCGCGAGCCGATGGTCGAGGTGGTGAACGCCTTCTACCAGGACTGCGGGCTCGACGCGCGCTGCCGCGCCACCAGCCATGTGGCGCTGGACGAGCGCCACGCACAGCCGTGGGGCCAGGTGGAAGCGTTGGCCGGGCAGTTCCAACGCCACCTGCTGGCCGAGGGCGTGGCCCTCGATGCCGGATTTGAAGGCACTTGA